From the genome of Fibrobacter sp. UWB15, one region includes:
- a CDS encoding DUF58 domain-containing protein: MLDKEVLKTVSRIELSVRGTLDTVMTGAYHSSFKGNGMEFSEVREYMPGDDVRTIDWNVTARTGTPYVKKFIEEREMTMLLMVDASSSSEFGSGKQMKGEVMATLTALLAFAAIKNNDKVGLLIYTDQVELFIPPEKGRKHVLRLIREILYFKPQHHGTNTQVALEYAGKILNRRAVVVVMSDFLDEGFENAFKILRKRHDVLAVSVVDPREMELPPAGLVELEDPETGETLLIDTGDATFREAFAREAKRQGKATKELFQRMSIDFVRIETHDDFKETVAPLIEHFRRRARAARM; encoded by the coding sequence ATGCTAGATAAAGAAGTTTTAAAGACCGTGAGCCGCATTGAACTTAGCGTTCGCGGCACGCTCGACACCGTGATGACCGGTGCCTACCACAGTTCCTTCAAGGGGAACGGTATGGAATTCAGCGAGGTTCGCGAATACATGCCGGGCGACGATGTGCGTACCATTGACTGGAACGTGACCGCTCGAACGGGCACGCCGTATGTGAAGAAGTTTATCGAAGAACGCGAAATGACCATGCTCTTGATGGTCGACGCGTCCAGCTCTTCGGAATTCGGATCCGGCAAGCAGATGAAAGGCGAGGTCATGGCGACTTTGACCGCTTTGCTCGCATTTGCCGCCATCAAGAACAACGATAAGGTCGGCTTGCTGATTTACACCGACCAGGTCGAACTTTTTATTCCGCCGGAGAAGGGTCGCAAGCACGTGCTGCGGCTTATCCGCGAAATCCTTTACTTCAAGCCGCAGCACCACGGCACGAACACGCAGGTGGCGCTGGAGTATGCCGGCAAGATTCTGAACCGTCGTGCCGTCGTCGTGGTGATGAGCGACTTCTTGGACGAAGGTTTCGAGAACGCATTCAAGATTCTCCGTAAGCGCCACGACGTGCTTGCGGTCTCTGTCGTTGACCCGCGCGAAATGGAACTCCCGCCCGCGGGCCTCGTAGAACTTGAAGATCCCGAAACCGGAGAAACACTCCTCATTGATACCGGCGATGCGACTTTCCGCGAAGCATTCGCCCGCGAGGCAAAGCGCCAGGGTAAGGCGACCAAGGAACTGTTCCAGCGCATGTCGATTGACTTCGTGCGAATCGAGACTCACGACGATTTTAAGGAAACGGTCGCTCCGCTTATCGAGCATTTCCGCCGCCGCGCCCGCGCTGCGAGAATGTAA